Proteins from a single region of Symphalangus syndactylus isolate Jambi chromosome 12, NHGRI_mSymSyn1-v2.1_pri, whole genome shotgun sequence:
- the SPRR2G gene encoding small proline-rich protein 2G codes for MSYQQQQCKQPCQPPPVCPTPKCPEPCPPPKCPEPYLPPPCPPEHCPPPPCQDKCPPVQPYPPCQQKYPPKSK; via the coding sequence ATGTCTTACCAGCAGCAGCAGTGCAAGCAGCCCTGCCAGCCACCTCCTGTGTGCCCCACGCCAAAGTGCCCAGAGCCATGTCCACCCCCGAAGTGCCCTGAGCCTTACCTGCCTCCTCCTTGTCCACCTGAGCATTGCCCACCTCCACCATGCCAGGATAAATGCCCTCCTGTGCAACCGTACCCACCCTGCCAGCAGAAGTATCCACCTAAGAGCAAGTAA